TGGGTGTGCGGGTCCCACTTGGCGACGATGGCGCCGGCTTCGACCTTGTCACCTTCCTTCACGGAAATGACCGCACCGTACGGCAGCTTGTAGCGCTCGCGCTCGCGACCGAACTCGTCGGCAACGGCCAGCTCACCGGAGCGCGATACCGCGATCAGGTTGCCGTCCAGACGCTCGACGTGCTTGAGGTTGTGCAGACGAATCGCACCACCGTTCTTCACCTGGACGCTGTCGGCAGCCGAAGTACGGCTGGCGGCACCACCGATGTGGAAGGTACGCATGGTCAGCTGGGTACCCGGCTCACCGATCGACTGGGCCGCGATAACGCCGACGGCTTCACCGATGTTGATCTGGTGACCACGGGCCAGGTCGCGACCGTAGCACTTGGCGCAGATGCCGTAGCGGGTTTCACAGCTGATCGGCGAACGCACGACCACTTCGTCGATGCTGTTCAGCTCGATGAACTCGACCCACTGCTCGTCGACCAGGGTACCGGCCGGAACGATGACGTCCTCGGTGCCCGGCTTGAACACGTCACGGGCAATGACACGGCCCAGTACGCGCTCACCCAGCGGCTCGACCACGTCGCCGCCTTCGATGTGCGGAGTCATGTGCAGACCCTGGTCGGTGCCGCAGTCGATCTCGGTCACCACCAGATCCTGGGCCACGTCGACCAGACGACGGGTCAGGTAACCGGAGTTCGCGGTCTTCAGCGCGGTATCCGCCAGACCTTTACGCGCACCGTGGGTGGAGATGAAGTACTGCAGTACCGACAGGCCTTCACGGAAGTTCGCGGTGATCGGCGTCTCGATGATCGAGCCGTCCGGCTTGGCCATCAGACCACGCATACCGGCCAGCTGACGGATCTGCGCAGCGGAACCACGCGCACCGGAGTCGGCCATCATGTACATGGAGTTGAAGGACTCCTGGTCGACTTCGTTACCGTCGCGGTCGATGACCTTCTCTTTCGAGAGGTTGGCCATCATCGCCTTGGAGACTTCGTCGTTGGCCTTCGACCAGAGGTCGATCACCTTGTTGTACTTCTCGCCCTGGGTAACCAGGCCGGAGGCGTACTGCGATTCGATTTCCTTCACTTCCTCGGTGGCGGCGTCGATGATGCGCGCCTTCTCATCCGGGATGACGAAGTCGTTCACGCCGATCGACACACCGGAGATGGTCGAGTAGGCGAAACCGGTGTACATCAGCTGGTCGGCGAAGATGACGGTGTCCTTCAGACCCACGGTGCGGTAGCACTGGTTGATCAGACGGGAGATCGCCTTCTTCTTCATCGACTGGTTGACCACGTCGAACGACAGGCCGGCCGGAACCACCTGGAACAGCAGCGCACGGCCGACGGTGGTGTCGACGATACGGGTGTTCTTGACCAGGCTGCCGTCCTTCTGCTTGACGGTCTCGTTGATGCGCACCTTGACCTTGGCGTGCAGCGAGGCCTCGCCGGCGCGGAATACCCGGTCGACTTCCTGCAGGTCGGCGAACACGCGACCTTCGCCCTTGGCGTTGATGGCTTCCCGGGTCATGTAGTACAGACCCAGTACCACGTCCTGGGACGGCACGATGATCGGCTCACCGTTGGCGGGCGACAGGATGTTGTTGGTCGACATCATCAGCGCGCGCGCTTCGAGCTGGGCTTCCAGCGTCAGCGGCACGTGAACGGCCATCTGGTCACCGTCGAAGTCGGCGTTGTAAGCGGCGCAGACCAGCGGGTGCAGCTGGATCGCCTTACCTTCGATCAGAACCGGCTCGAACGCCTGGATGCCCAGACGGTGCAGCGTCGGTGCACGGTTGAGCAGTACGGGGTGTTCGCGAATCACTTCGGCGAGAACGTCCCACACTTCCGGCAGCTCGCGCTCGACCATCTTCTTGGCGGCCTTGATGGTGGTCGCCAGACCACGCATTTCCAGCTTGCCGAAAATGAACGGCTTGAACAGCTCGAGAGCCATCTTCTTCGGCAGACCGCACTGGTGCAGGCGCAGGGCCGGGCCTACGGTAATTACCGAACGGCCCGAGTAGTCGACGCGCTTGCCGAGCAGGTTCTGACGGAAACGACCCTGCTTACCCTTGATCATGTCGGCCAGGGATTTCAGAGGACGCTTGTTCGAACCGGTGATGGCGCGACCGCGACGACCGTTGTCGAGCAGGGCGTCGACCGCCTCCTGCAGCATGCGCTTCTCGTTGCGCACGATGATGTCCGGAGCGGACAGATCGAGCAGGCGCTTGAGACGGTTGTTACGGTTGATGACGCGGCGGTACAGGTCGTTCAGGTCGGAGGTGGCGAAACGGCCGCCGTCCAGCGGAACCAGCGGACGCAGGTCTGGTGGCAGAACCGGCAGCACGGTCAGCACCATCCACTCTGGCAGGTTGCCGGAGCCCTGGAAGGCTTCCATCAACTTCAGACGCTTGGACAGCTTCTTGATCTTGGTTTCCGAGTTGGTCTGCGGAATCTCTTCGCGCAGGCGGCCGATCTCGTGCTCCAGGTCGATAGCGTGCAGCAGCTCGCGAACGGCCTCGGCACCCATGCGGGCGTCGAAGTCGTCACCGAACTCTTCCAGCGCTTCGAAGTACTGCTCGTCGTTGAGCAGCTGACCCTTCTCGAGGGTGGTCATGCCCGGATCGATCACCACGTAGCTCTCGAAATAGAGCACGCGCTCGATGTCACGCAGGGTCATGTCCATCAGCAGGCCGATACGGCTCGGCAGGGACTTCAGGAACCAGATGTGGGCAACCGGAGAGGCCAGTTCGATGTGCGCCATGCGCTCACGACGAACCTTGGCCAGGGCGACTTCAACGCCGCACTTCTCACAGATCACACCGCGGTGCTTGAGGCGCTTGTACTTGCCGCACAGGCACTCGTAATCCTTGACCGGGCCAAAGATCTTGGCGCAGAACAGGCCGTCACGCTCGGGCTTGAACGTACGGTAGTTGATGGTTTCCGGTTTTTTTACTTCACCGAACGACCACGAACGGATCATCTCAGGCGAAGCGAGGCCGATGCGAATGGCATCGAACTCTTCGACTTGACCCTGGTTTTTCAGCAAATTCAGTAGGTCTTTCAAGGCCTTTCCTCCTGGCGGAGCAGGCAGCGGGATTGACGCCCCGCTGCCGATTCACGTCGTGTTATTCGGTTTCCAGATCGATGTCGATACCGAGCGAACGGATCTCTTTGATCAACACGTTGAAGGACTCGGGCATGCCCGGCTCCATGCGGTGATCGCCATCCACGATGTTCTTGTACATCTTGGTACGGCCGTTCACGTCGTCCGACTTGACGGTCAACATCTCCTGCAGGGTGTAGGCGGCGCCGTAGGCTTCCAGCGCCCAGACCTCCATCTCCCCGAAGCGCTGACCACCGAACTGCGCCTTACCACCCAGCGGCTGCTGGGTAACCAGACTGTAGGAACCCGTGGAACGCGCGTGCATCTTGTCGTCCACCAGGTGGTTCAGTTTCAGCATGTACATGTAACCGACCGTGGTCGGGCGCTCGAACTGGTTGCCGGTACGGCCGTCGATCAGGCGCATCTGGCCGCTCTCCGGCAGATCGGCCAGCTTCAGCATGGCCTTGATTTCGCTTTCCTTGGCACCGTCGAACACCGGCGTGGCCATCGGAACGCCCTTGCGCAGGTTGTTGGCCAGAGCCAGCACTTCCTGGTCGCTCAGCTCGTCGAGGTTTTCCTGACGACCACCGATCTCGTTGTAGATCTCGTTCAGGAAGCCGCGCAGTTCAGCGATCTTGCGCTGCTCTTCGAGCATCAGGTTGATCTTCTCGCCCAGGCCCTTGGCCGCCAGGCCCAGGTGGGTTTCGAGGATCTGACCGACGTTCATACGCGACGGTACGCCCAGCGGGTTGAGGACGATGTCCACCGGCGTGCCATTGGCATCGTGGGGCATGTCTTCGACCGGCATGATCACCGAGACCACACCCTTGTTACCGTGACGACCGGCCATCTTGTCACCCGGCTGGATGCGACGGCGGATGGCCAGGTAGACCTTGACGATCTTCAGGACGCCCGGTGCCAGGTCATCGCCCTGCTGCAGCTTGCGCTTCTTGTCTTCGAACTTGTCGTCGAGCAGCTGACGGCGGTCGGAAATGTAGGCCTGGGCCTTTTCCAACTGCTCGTTCAGGGCATCGTCCGCCATGCGCAGCTTGAACCACTGGCCACGCTCCAGGCCGTCGAGCACTTCGTCAGTGATCTCGGCACCTTTCTTCAGGCCAGCGCCGCCTTCGGCGACCTTGCCGACCAGGGCAGCGCGCAGACGCTCGAAGGTCGCGCCTTCGACGATGCGGAACTCTTCGTTCAGGTCCTTGCGGATCTCGTCCAGCTGGCTCTTCTCGATCGACAGGGCGCGCGCATCGCGCTCCACGCCGTCACGGGTGAAGACCTGGACGTCGATGACGGTACCCTTGGTGCCGGTCGGCACGCGCAGGGAAGTGTCCTTAACGTCGCTGGCCTTCTCACCGAAGATCGCGCGCAGCAGCTTCTCTTCCGGGGTCAGCTGGGTCTCGCCTTTCGGGGTGACCTTGCCGACCAGAATGTCGCCCGGGCCGACTTCGGCGCCGACGTAGACGATACCGGCTTCGTCGAGCTTGTTCAGTGCAGCCTCACCGACGTTCGGGATGTCCGCAGAGATTTCCTCTGGGCCGAGCTTGGTGTCACGGGCCACACAGGTCAGTTCCTGGATGTGGATCGTGGTGAAGCGGTCTTCCTGAACCACGCGCTCGGAGAGCAGGATGGAGTCTTCGAAGTTGTAACCGTTCCACGGCATGAACGCGACGCGCATGTTCTGACCCAGCGCCAGTTCACCCATGTCGGTGGACGGGCCGTCGGCCATGATGTCGCCACGCGCAACCACATCACCTTTCTGCACCAGCGGACGCTGGTTGATGCAGGTGTTCTGGTTGGAGCGGGTGTATTTGGTCAGGTTGTAGATGTCCACACCGGCTTCACCGGTTTCGACTTCGTCATCGGCAACACGCACCACGATACGGCTGGCATCGACGGAGTCGATCACACCACCGCGGCGAGCGACCACGCAGACACCGGAGTCACGGGCGACGTTGCGCTCCATGCCGGTACCCACCAGCGGCTTGTCCGAACGCAGGGTCGGCACGGCCTGACGCTGCATGTTCGAGCCCATCAGTGCACGGTTGGCATCGTCGTGCTCGAGGAACGGGATCAGCGAGGCAGCGACGGAAACCACCTGCTTGGGCGAGACGTCCATCAGGGTGACGTCTTCCGGCGCCTTGACGGTGAACTCGTTCAGGTGACGCACGGCAACCAGCTCGTCGATCAGCTGACCCTTGTCGTTCAGGGTCGCTGACGCCTGGGCGATCACGTGGTCGGCTTCTTCGATGGCGGACAGGAACACGATCTCGTCGGTGACCTGACCTTCCTTGACCACGCGGTACGGGCTTTCCAGGAAGCCGTACTGGTTGGTGCGGGCGTAGGCCGCCAGGGAGTTGATCAGACCGATGTTCGGGCCTTCCGGCGTTTCGATCGGGCACACGCGGCCGTAGTGGGTCGGGTGCACGTCACGGACTTCGAAGCCGGCGCGCTCACGGGTCAGACCGCCCGGGCCGAGTGCGGAGACGCGGCGCTTGTGGGTGATCTCGGAGAGCGGGTTGTTCTGGTCCATGAACTGCGAGAGCTGGCTGGAACCGAAGAACTCCTTCACCGCCGCCGCAACCGGCTTGGCGTTGATCAGGTCCTGCGGCATCAGGCCTTCGCTTTCGGCCATCGACAGACGTTCCTTGACCGCACGCTCGACGCGCACCAGGCCAACGCGGAACTGGTTCTCGGCCATCTCGCCGACGCAACGTACACGGCGGTTACCCAGGTGGTCGATGTCATCGACGATGCCTTTGCCGTTACGGATGTCGACCAGGGTCTTGAGCACTTCGACGATATCTTCGCGGCTCAACACGCCCGAACCTTCGATCTCGGTACGACCGATACGACGGTTGAACTTCATGCGGCCAACGGCGGACAGGTCGTAACGCTCGGCGCTGAAGAACAGGTTGTTGAACAGGGTCTCGGCGGCATCCTTGGTTGGTGGCTCGCCAGGACGCATCATGCGGTAGATCTCGACCAGCGCTTCGAGCTGGTTGGTGGTGCTGTCGATCTTCAGCGTGTCGCTGATGAACGGACCACAGTCGATATCGTTGGTGTACAGGGTCTCGATGCGAACGACCTGAGCCTTGGCGATCTTGGCCAGCAGCTCGACCGACAGCTCGGTGTTGCACTCGGCGAGGATTTCGCCGGTGGCCGGGTGCACGATGGCCTTGGCGGTGGTGCGACCGATCAGGTAGTCGAACGGTACGTCCAGCTCCTTGATGCCTGCCTTGTCCAGCTGGTTGATGTGGCGAGCGGTAATACGACGACCCTGCTCGACGATCACCTTGCCGCTGCCATCCTTGATGTCCTGGCTGGCAATCTCACCGCGCAGGCGCTGTGGCACCAGCTCCAGGCTCAGGCCTTCACCTTTGACGTGGAAAACGTTGGTGGTATAGAAGGCGTCGAGCACTTCCTCGGTGCTGTAGCCCAGCGCGCGCAGCAGTACCGAGGCCGGCAGCTTGCGGCGACGGTCGATACGCACGAATACCGCATCCTTCGGGTCGAACTCGAAGTCCAGCCAGGAACCACGGTAAGGAATGATGCGCGCGGAGTACAGCAGCTTGCCCGAGCTGTGCGTCTTGCCACGGTCGTGGTCGAAGAACACACCTGGGGAACGGTGCAGCTGGGAAACGATTACACGCTCGGTACCGTTGATGACGAAGGTACCGTTCTCGGTCATGAGCGGAATTTCGCCCATGTACACTTCCTGCTCTTTGATGTCCTTGATCGCTTTGTTCGACGATTCTTTGTCGAAAATGATCAGGCGCACTTTCACGCGCAGCGGCACTGCGAAGGTCACACCGCGCAGCACGCACTCTTTGACATCGAACGCCGGCTCACCCAGGCGGTAACCGACGTATTCCAGAGCAGCGTTGCCGGAGTAGCTGATGATCGGGAATACAGATTTGAAGGCCGCATGCAGGCCGATGTCGCGGAACTGTTCCTTGCTCGCGCCTTGCTGCAGGAATTCGCGGTACGAATCCAGCTGGATGGCCAGGAGGTAAGGCACATCCATGACATCCGGCAACTTGCTAAAGTCCTTGCGGATACGTTTTTTCTCAGTGTATGAGTAAGCCATCAGCGTTCCCCAGCTTGGTCACCTGCTTATTTGGCTTCTCCGACGGGAGCAGCCAGAAACTCGTGCAAACCCTAGGTTTGCGCCACCTCGTTGGTGGGTCTTTCACGTCCTGGGCCGGGGCTGTGGAACAGCCGAGCTAGAACGGAAAAAGGCCGGTGGCAAGAGCCACCAGCCGTCAGCCTTGTGCGAGTCGCGCGGGCTGTAGACGCAAGGTCGTCGCTTACTTGAGCTCGACTTTGGCGCCTGCTTCTTCCAGAGCTTTCTTGGCAGCTTCGGCTTCGTCTTTCGACACGCCTTCTTTGACCACGCCAGGAGCGCCGTCAACCACTGCTTTGGCTTCTTTCAGGCCCAGACCGGTCAGTTCGCGAACGGCCTTGATCACGTTCACTTTCTTGTCGCCGGCTTCAGCCAGGACAACGGTGAACTCGGTTTGCTCTTCAGCAGCGGCGGCAGCACCAGCAGCCGGGCCAGCAGCAACAGCGGCAGCAGCGGTAACACCGAAGGTTTCTTCCATCGCCTTGATCAGCTCGACGATTTCCATAACGGATTTCTGGCCGATCGCTTCGATGATTTGCTCGTTAGTCAGAGACATGACTATGAATTCCTGTATTGGGGTGACGGCCTACGCGACCATCAAATTAAACATGTGATTTCGAAAGTGCTTATGCGGCCTTAGGCAGCAGCGGCTTCTTTCTGGTCGCGAATGGCTGCCAGCGTGCGAGCGAGCTTGCTGGTGGCGCCTTGGATAACGCTCATCAGCTGTGCGATACCCTCGTCGCGGGTCGGCAGGCTTGCCAGTACGTCGATCTGATTGGCTGCAAGGTACTTGCCCTCGAACGCAGCGGCTTTGATCTCGAACTTGTCCTGACCCTTGGCGAAGTCCTTGAACAGACGGGCAGCAGCGCCCGGGTGCTCGTTGGAGAACGCAATCAGGGTCGGGCCTTTGAACACGTCGTTGAGCACGTCGTACTGAGTGCCTTCAACGGCGCGCTTGAGCAGGGTATTACGTACGACACGTACGTATACGCCAGCTTCGCGGGCCTCTTTACGGAGTCCGGTCATAGCGCTTACGGTCACGCCACGGGCATCAGCCACGACAGCGGACAGGGCAGCTTTGGCAGCCTCGTTGACTTCAGCGACGATGGCCTTCTTGTCTTCGAGTTTAATTGCCACGGGTTTACTCCTGGATGTTACCGTTTCGCCCGGCCGGAGCCGGACGGCGTTTTGGTGTCTGATTCGGTAAGAATCGGGAGCACCATCTGCGTAGGGCTGAAGATCGCTCTTCGGGTTTGAGGCTTGCGCCCCCTACGGTCTTGGATAGCCCCCGCCAGGCAGGGACCCCAATTTTTTCGCGGCGCACCCACCAGGTGCGTGCGCCGTCATGCATTAAGCGTCGAGCGAACCTTGGTCGATCAGCAGACCTGGGCCCATGGTGGTGCTCAGGGTCACGCGCTTGACGTAGACGCCTTTCGAGGTCGACGGCTTCAGACGCTTCAGATCGGCCAGCAGGGCTTCCACGTTCTGCTTCAGCTTGTCGGCTTCGAAGCCAACCTTGCCGACGGAACCGTGGATGATGCCGTTCTTGTCGGTACGGAAACGTACCTGACCAGCCTTGGCATTCTTCACTGCAGTGGCTACGTCCGGGGTCACGGTGCCGACTTTCGGGTTAGGCATCAGACCGCGCGGACCGAGTACCTGGCCCAGCTGGCCAACAACGCGCATGGCGTCCGGGGAAGCGATGACCACGTCATAGTTCAGGTCGCCGCCTTTCATTTCGGCAGCCAGGTCGTCCATGCCTACGCGGTCAGCACCGGCAGCCAGAGCAGCTTCAGCGCCCGGACCCTGGGTGAACACGGCAACGCGAACGGTTTTGCCGCTGCCGTTGGGCAGAACGGTGGCGCCACGAACGACCTGGTCGGATTTACGCGGGTCAACGCCGAGGTTGATCGAGATATCGACCGACTCGGAGAACTTGACGGCGGAAATTTCGGCCAGCAGCGCAGCAGCATCGTTGAAGCTGTAGGCCTTGCCCGGCTCGATCTTGGCTGCGATAGCCTTTTGGCGCTTGGTCAGCTTAGCCATTACACACCCTCCACGTTGAGGCCCATGCTACGAGCAGAACCGGCGATGGTACGCACGGCTGCATCCATATCAGCTGCAGTCAGATCGGCCTGCTTGGTCTTGGCGATCTCTTCGAGCTGGGCACGGGTAACGGTGCCAACCTTGACAGTGTTCGGACGAGCCGAACCGCTGGTCAGACCGGCTGCTTTCTTCAGCAGCACGGAGGCCGGGGTGCTCTTGGTTTCGAAGGTGAAGCTACGGTCACTGTAAACAGTGATGATCACTGGAGTCGGCAGACCAGGCTCCATGCCCTGGGTCTTGGCGTTGAACGCCTTGCAGAATTCCATGATGTTGACGCCGTGCTGGCCCAGAGCGGGACCAACGGGTGGCGACGGGTTGGCCTGACCGGCCTTTACTTGCAGCTTGATATAAGCCGTGATTTTCTTAGCCATTAGCTACTCCAGTTACGGGTTCTAGCGCCTTTCGGCTCCCCGACTATTGCCTGTTTATCCCAGTGACAACAAAACCCCGCAGCCTGTGACTGCGGGGTATGGGATGCGTGTGCCAGTTACGACTTCTCGACCTGACTGAACTCCAGCTCGACCGGAGTGGCACGACCGAAAATGGTCACTGCCACCTGGATGCGGCTCTTCTCGTAATTCACTTCTTCGACCACGCCGCTGAAATCAGCGAACGGACCATCGATAACACGAACCATCTCACCCGGCTCGAACAACGTCTTCGGCTTGGGCTTGTCACCGCTATCGGCGACACGACGCAGAATGGCGTCAGCTTCCTTTTCGGTGATCGGCGCCGGCTTGTC
Above is a genomic segment from Pseudomonas argentinensis containing:
- the rpoC gene encoding DNA-directed RNA polymerase subunit beta', which codes for MKDLLNLLKNQGQVEEFDAIRIGLASPEMIRSWSFGEVKKPETINYRTFKPERDGLFCAKIFGPVKDYECLCGKYKRLKHRGVICEKCGVEVALAKVRRERMAHIELASPVAHIWFLKSLPSRIGLLMDMTLRDIERVLYFESYVVIDPGMTTLEKGQLLNDEQYFEALEEFGDDFDARMGAEAVRELLHAIDLEHEIGRLREEIPQTNSETKIKKLSKRLKLMEAFQGSGNLPEWMVLTVLPVLPPDLRPLVPLDGGRFATSDLNDLYRRVINRNNRLKRLLDLSAPDIIVRNEKRMLQEAVDALLDNGRRGRAITGSNKRPLKSLADMIKGKQGRFRQNLLGKRVDYSGRSVITVGPALRLHQCGLPKKMALELFKPFIFGKLEMRGLATTIKAAKKMVERELPEVWDVLAEVIREHPVLLNRAPTLHRLGIQAFEPVLIEGKAIQLHPLVCAAYNADFDGDQMAVHVPLTLEAQLEARALMMSTNNILSPANGEPIIVPSQDVVLGLYYMTREAINAKGEGRVFADLQEVDRVFRAGEASLHAKVKVRINETVKQKDGSLVKNTRIVDTTVGRALLFQVVPAGLSFDVVNQSMKKKAISRLINQCYRTVGLKDTVIFADQLMYTGFAYSTISGVSIGVNDFVIPDEKARIIDAATEEVKEIESQYASGLVTQGEKYNKVIDLWSKANDEVSKAMMANLSKEKVIDRDGNEVDQESFNSMYMMADSGARGSAAQIRQLAGMRGLMAKPDGSIIETPITANFREGLSVLQYFISTHGARKGLADTALKTANSGYLTRRLVDVAQDLVVTEIDCGTDQGLHMTPHIEGGDVVEPLGERVLGRVIARDVFKPGTEDVIVPAGTLVDEQWVEFIELNSIDEVVVRSPISCETRYGICAKCYGRDLARGHQINIGEAVGVIAAQSIGEPGTQLTMRTFHIGGAASRTSAADSVQVKNGGAIRLHNLKHVERLDGNLIAVSRSGELAVADEFGRERERYKLPYGAVISVKEGDKVEAGAIVAKWDPHTHPIVTEMKGTVTFVGMEEGITIKRQTDELTGLTNIEVLDPKDRPAAGKDIRPAIKMVDANGKELLLPGTDVPAQYFLPANALVGVADGAQIAVGDVIARIPQETSKTRDITGGLPRVADLFEARRPKEASILAEISGTISFGKETKGKRRLVITPTDGSDPYEELIPKWRHLNVFEGEQVNKGEVISDGPSDPHDILRLLGVSALAKYIVNEIQDVYRLQGVKINDKHIETILRQMLRKVEISEAGDSSFIKGDQMELTQVLGENERLVEEDKFVAKYTRVLLGITKASLSTESFISAASFQETTRVLTEAAVTGKRDFLRGLKENVVVGRLIPAGTGLAYHSERKRKRDAEKPMRVSASEVEAALTEALNSSEN
- the rpoB gene encoding DNA-directed RNA polymerase subunit beta encodes the protein MAYSYTEKKRIRKDFSKLPDVMDVPYLLAIQLDSYREFLQQGASKEQFRDIGLHAAFKSVFPIISYSGNAALEYVGYRLGEPAFDVKECVLRGVTFAVPLRVKVRLIIFDKESSNKAIKDIKEQEVYMGEIPLMTENGTFVINGTERVIVSQLHRSPGVFFDHDRGKTHSSGKLLYSARIIPYRGSWLDFEFDPKDAVFVRIDRRRKLPASVLLRALGYSTEEVLDAFYTTNVFHVKGEGLSLELVPQRLRGEIASQDIKDGSGKVIVEQGRRITARHINQLDKAGIKELDVPFDYLIGRTTAKAIVHPATGEILAECNTELSVELLAKIAKAQVVRIETLYTNDIDCGPFISDTLKIDSTTNQLEALVEIYRMMRPGEPPTKDAAETLFNNLFFSAERYDLSAVGRMKFNRRIGRTEIEGSGVLSREDIVEVLKTLVDIRNGKGIVDDIDHLGNRRVRCVGEMAENQFRVGLVRVERAVKERLSMAESEGLMPQDLINAKPVAAAVKEFFGSSQLSQFMDQNNPLSEITHKRRVSALGPGGLTRERAGFEVRDVHPTHYGRVCPIETPEGPNIGLINSLAAYARTNQYGFLESPYRVVKEGQVTDEIVFLSAIEEADHVIAQASATLNDKGQLIDELVAVRHLNEFTVKAPEDVTLMDVSPKQVVSVAASLIPFLEHDDANRALMGSNMQRQAVPTLRSDKPLVGTGMERNVARDSGVCVVARRGGVIDSVDASRIVVRVADDEVETGEAGVDIYNLTKYTRSNQNTCINQRPLVQKGDVVARGDIMADGPSTDMGELALGQNMRVAFMPWNGYNFEDSILLSERVVQEDRFTTIHIQELTCVARDTKLGPEEISADIPNVGEAALNKLDEAGIVYVGAEVGPGDILVGKVTPKGETQLTPEEKLLRAIFGEKASDVKDTSLRVPTGTKGTVIDVQVFTRDGVERDARALSIEKSQLDEIRKDLNEEFRIVEGATFERLRAALVGKVAEGGAGLKKGAEITDEVLDGLERGQWFKLRMADDALNEQLEKAQAYISDRRQLLDDKFEDKKRKLQQGDDLAPGVLKIVKVYLAIRRRIQPGDKMAGRHGNKGVVSVIMPVEDMPHDANGTPVDIVLNPLGVPSRMNVGQILETHLGLAAKGLGEKINLMLEEQRKIAELRGFLNEIYNEIGGRQENLDELSDQEVLALANNLRKGVPMATPVFDGAKESEIKAMLKLADLPESGQMRLIDGRTGNQFERPTTVGYMYMLKLNHLVDDKMHARSTGSYSLVTQQPLGGKAQFGGQRFGEMEVWALEAYGAAYTLQEMLTVKSDDVNGRTKMYKNIVDGDHRMEPGMPESFNVLIKEIRSLGIDIDLETE
- the rplL gene encoding 50S ribosomal protein L7/L12, whose translation is MSLTNEQIIEAIGQKSVMEIVELIKAMEETFGVTAAAAVAAGPAAGAAAAAEEQTEFTVVLAEAGDKKVNVIKAVRELTGLGLKEAKAVVDGAPGVVKEGVSKDEAEAAKKALEEAGAKVELK
- the rplJ gene encoding 50S ribosomal protein L10, whose protein sequence is MAIKLEDKKAIVAEVNEAAKAALSAVVADARGVTVSAMTGLRKEAREAGVYVRVVRNTLLKRAVEGTQYDVLNDVFKGPTLIAFSNEHPGAAARLFKDFAKGQDKFEIKAAAFEGKYLAANQIDVLASLPTRDEGIAQLMSVIQGATSKLARTLAAIRDQKEAAAA
- the rplA gene encoding 50S ribosomal protein L1 — protein: MAKLTKRQKAIAAKIEPGKAYSFNDAAALLAEISAVKFSESVDISINLGVDPRKSDQVVRGATVLPNGSGKTVRVAVFTQGPGAEAALAAGADRVGMDDLAAEMKGGDLNYDVVIASPDAMRVVGQLGQVLGPRGLMPNPKVGTVTPDVATAVKNAKAGQVRFRTDKNGIIHGSVGKVGFEADKLKQNVEALLADLKRLKPSTSKGVYVKRVTLSTTMGPGLLIDQGSLDA
- the rplK gene encoding 50S ribosomal protein L11; translated protein: MAKKITAYIKLQVKAGQANPSPPVGPALGQHGVNIMEFCKAFNAKTQGMEPGLPTPVIITVYSDRSFTFETKSTPASVLLKKAAGLTSGSARPNTVKVGTVTRAQLEEIAKTKQADLTAADMDAAVRTIAGSARSMGLNVEGV